The following proteins are co-located in the Streptomyces sp. NBC_01198 genome:
- the ureG gene encoding urease accessory protein UreG has translation MHRDHPEVFPERYAHSSAEVGPDGRRRALRIGLGGPVGSGKTATVAALCRELRDRLAIGVVTNDIYTREDAEFLLRSAVLPPERIVGVETGACPHTAIRDDISANLEAVEDLEDAVGPLDLVLVESGGDNLTATFSKGLVDAQIFVIDVAGGDDIPRKGGPGVTTADLLVVNKTDLAPHVGADLDRMARDAAAQRGALPVVFTAVTRGDGIAPVAAWIGERLAAWTA, from the coding sequence ATGCACCGTGACCACCCCGAGGTCTTCCCCGAGCGCTACGCGCACTCCTCCGCCGAGGTGGGGCCGGACGGCCGCCGCCGGGCCCTGCGGATCGGACTCGGCGGTCCCGTCGGCTCCGGCAAGACCGCCACGGTCGCCGCGCTGTGCCGCGAGCTGCGCGACCGGCTGGCGATCGGGGTGGTGACCAACGACATCTACACCCGCGAGGACGCGGAGTTCCTGCTGCGCAGCGCCGTCCTGCCGCCTGAGCGGATCGTCGGCGTCGAGACCGGGGCCTGCCCGCACACCGCGATCCGCGACGACATCTCGGCGAACCTCGAAGCCGTCGAGGACCTGGAGGACGCGGTCGGGCCGCTCGACCTGGTGCTCGTCGAGTCCGGCGGCGACAACCTCACCGCGACCTTCTCCAAGGGCCTGGTCGACGCGCAGATCTTCGTGATCGACGTGGCCGGCGGCGACGACATCCCGCGCAAGGGCGGCCCCGGGGTCACCACCGCCGACCTGCTGGTGGTCAACAAGACCGACCTGGCGCCGCACGTCGGCGCCGACCTCGACCGCATGGCACGTGACGCCGCCGCCCAGCGCGGGGCGCTGCCGGTGGTCTTCACCGCCGTCACCCGCGGTGACGGGATCGCGCCGGTCGCCGCCTGGATCGGCGAGCGGCTCGCGGCCTGGACCGCATGA
- a CDS encoding TIGR02452 family protein, with product MSARLRNIARENERIVSEGGYLGPGRQWVDLGAAVAAAADGTRLFGPDPVSAPAQAAGPGARCTVTAEDSIGAARRLTAADRAPVAVLNFASARNPGGGYLNGAQAQEEAVCRSSALYTCLLRAPGYYDHHRTHRDAFYSDRVIHSPAVPVFRDGRDTLVDEPWTAGFLTSPAPNAGVIARTQPERVAEIGPALDARAERVLEVAVAQGYRRLVLGAWGCGVFMNDPARVAAAFAALLRPGGRFASAVDEVVFAVLDRRPGSPVRAAFAAAFPGAASPA from the coding sequence ATGAGCGCGCGTCTGCGGAACATCGCCCGGGAGAACGAACGGATCGTCAGCGAGGGCGGCTACCTGGGCCCCGGCCGGCAGTGGGTCGACCTCGGTGCGGCCGTCGCGGCGGCCGCCGACGGCACCCGGCTGTTCGGTCCCGACCCGGTGTCGGCGCCCGCGCAGGCCGCCGGGCCCGGCGCGCGGTGCACGGTCACCGCGGAGGACAGCATCGGGGCCGCGCGACGGCTGACCGCCGCGGACCGCGCACCGGTTGCCGTGCTGAACTTCGCCTCCGCCCGCAATCCCGGCGGCGGCTACCTCAACGGGGCGCAGGCGCAGGAGGAGGCGGTGTGCCGGTCGTCGGCCCTCTACACCTGCCTGCTGCGGGCGCCCGGCTACTACGACCACCACCGCACCCACCGGGACGCCTTCTACTCGGACCGGGTGATCCACTCCCCCGCGGTGCCGGTCTTCCGTGACGGCCGGGACACCCTCGTCGACGAGCCGTGGACGGCCGGCTTCCTCACCTCGCCCGCACCCAACGCCGGAGTGATCGCCCGCACGCAGCCGGAGCGTGTCGCCGAGATCGGCCCCGCACTCGACGCGCGCGCCGAGCGGGTGCTCGAAGTGGCGGTCGCGCAGGGCTACCGGCGGCTGGTGCTCGGCGCGTGGGGCTGCGGCGTCTTCATGAACGACCCGGCCAGGGTGGCGGCGGCCTTCGCCGCGCTGCTGCGACCCGGCGGGCGGTTCGCGTCCGCCGTGGACGAGGTGGTCTTCGCGGTGCTCGACCGCCGCCCCGGCTCCCCCGTCAGGGCCGCCTTCGCCGCTGCCTTCCCCGGCGCCGCGTCCCCCGCCTGA
- a CDS encoding urease accessory protein UreF, whose product MTTTDLDIAGPDLATDTGPEPDAAPGPEPDAAPGTEPAAAPGSGALAALLLLSDGRFPAGGHAHSGGAEAAVADGRIQDAAGLADFCRGRLHTAGLVAAALAAAAAAGADPRALDDAADARTPSLALRTVSRRLGRQLMRAARATWPSAALDELAAARPRGAHQPVVLGLTARAAGLRPLDAAHAAAYESAAGPATAAVRLLSLDPFHAAAVLARLAPQIDSTARAAADAAARALTHGLTALPAASAPLLDISAEHHAAWPVRLFAS is encoded by the coding sequence ATGACGACCACGGACCTGGACATCGCCGGCCCCGACCTCGCCACGGATACCGGGCCCGAGCCCGATGCCGCGCCTGGGCCCGAGCCCGATGCCGCGCCTGGGACCGAGCCCGCTGCCGCGCCCGGCTCCGGGGCGCTGGCCGCGCTGCTGCTGCTGTCCGACGGGCGCTTCCCGGCCGGCGGGCACGCCCACTCCGGGGGCGCCGAGGCCGCGGTCGCCGACGGGCGGATCCAGGACGCCGCCGGCCTCGCGGACTTCTGCCGCGGGCGGCTGCACACCGCAGGACTGGTCGCCGCCGCACTGGCCGCGGCGGCGGCCGCCGGAGCCGACCCGCGGGCGCTCGACGACGCGGCCGACGCCCGTACGCCGTCGCTCGCGCTGCGCACCGTCTCCCGGCGGCTCGGCCGCCAGCTCATGCGGGCGGCCCGCGCCACCTGGCCGTCCGCCGCCCTCGACGAGCTCGCCGCGGCCCGCCCGCGCGGCGCCCACCAGCCGGTGGTCCTCGGCCTGACCGCGCGCGCGGCAGGGCTGCGCCCGCTGGACGCCGCCCACGCCGCCGCGTACGAGTCCGCCGCGGGGCCGGCCACCGCGGCGGTCCGGCTGCTCAGCCTCGACCCCTTCCACGCCGCCGCCGTCCTGGCCCGGCTCGCCCCGCAGATCGACAGCACCGCCCGCGCCGCCGCCGACGCCGCCGCCCGCGCCCTCACCCACGGCCTCACCGCCCTGCCCGCCGCCTCCGCCCCGCTGCTCGACATCAGCGCGGAGCACCACGCGGCCTGGCCGGTACGGCTGTTCGCCTCATGA
- a CDS encoding 6-phosphofructokinase translates to MRIGVLTSGGDCPGLNAVIRSVVHRAVVDHNDEVIGFHDGWKGLLECDYRKLDLDAVSGILARGGTILGSSRVQPAHLRGGVEQAKGHVADLGLDAIIPIGGEGTLKAARLLSDAGLPIVGVPKTIDNDISSTDVTFGFDTAVTVATEALDRLKTTAESHQRVLIVEVMGRHTGWIALHSGMAAGAHAIVVPERPFDVAELAALVGKRFEAGKKFAIVVVSEGAKPREGTMEFSSGATDVYGHERFSGVANQLSVELEERLGKEARPVILGHVQRGGTPTAYDRVLATRFGWHAVEAVHHERFGMMTALRGTDITLVPLADAVQHLKTVPADRYTEAECVL, encoded by the coding sequence ATGCGTATTGGTGTACTGACCAGCGGCGGCGACTGCCCCGGGCTGAACGCCGTCATCCGGTCCGTGGTGCACCGCGCCGTCGTGGACCACAACGACGAGGTCATCGGCTTCCACGACGGGTGGAAGGGTCTCCTCGAGTGCGACTACCGCAAGCTCGACCTGGACGCGGTCAGCGGCATCCTGGCCCGCGGCGGCACCATCCTCGGCTCGTCCCGGGTGCAGCCCGCGCATCTGCGCGGCGGCGTGGAGCAGGCCAAGGGGCATGTGGCGGACCTGGGTCTCGACGCGATCATCCCGATCGGCGGTGAGGGCACCCTGAAGGCGGCCCGGCTGCTGTCCGACGCGGGTCTGCCGATCGTCGGGGTGCCCAAGACCATCGACAACGACATCTCCTCGACCGACGTCACCTTCGGCTTCGACACCGCCGTGACGGTGGCCACCGAGGCGCTTGACCGGCTCAAGACCACCGCCGAGTCGCACCAGCGGGTGCTGATCGTGGAGGTCATGGGGCGGCACACCGGGTGGATCGCGCTGCACTCGGGCATGGCGGCAGGGGCGCACGCGATCGTGGTGCCCGAGCGGCCGTTCGACGTCGCCGAGCTGGCCGCGCTGGTCGGCAAGCGCTTCGAGGCGGGCAAGAAGTTCGCCATCGTGGTGGTCTCCGAGGGCGCCAAGCCGCGCGAGGGCACCATGGAGTTCTCCTCGGGCGCCACCGACGTCTACGGCCACGAGCGCTTCAGCGGGGTCGCCAACCAGCTGTCGGTCGAGCTGGAGGAGCGGCTGGGCAAGGAGGCGCGTCCGGTGATCCTCGGCCATGTGCAGCGCGGCGGCACCCCCACCGCGTACGACCGCGTGCTGGCCACCCGATTCGGCTGGCACGCCGTGGAGGCCGTGCACCACGAGCGGTTCGGCATGATGACCGCGCTGCGCGGCACCGACATCACCCTGGTGCCGCTCGCCGACGCGGTCCAGCACCTCAAGACCGTCCCGGCCGACCGCTACACCGAGGCCGAATGCGTCCTGTGA
- a CDS encoding alpha/beta hydrolase produces the protein MRRTIVLVSTGALIAGAIAAAPAATAGAGSAHHPRAVTVPESVGETIAAVNARRTGIKWAACPDGWGLAAPVQCGWVTVPVDYRKPFGATIKLAVDRAASTGTAAERQGALVYNPGGPGGSGLRFPVRSTSAAPLWTKTAKAYDFIGFDPRGVGHSAPISCEDPTEYVSAPKADPVPDTDADKQAQRKLAAEYAQGCLERTGAAMLSQMTTPNTARDLDVIRAALREDRLNYLGVSYGTYLGSVYATLFPTHVRRMIIDSVVDPSRDQIWYQNNLDQDVAFQARWQDWEKWVATYDSVYHLGSTAAGVQAKWEALRASAKGHPIGGVVGPLELLNFFTNAPYYDSTWATVAGVWSQYASGDTQALVDAAGPDLSDTAGNITAENGTAVYTAVECTDAPWPTSWRKWDRDNTALNAKYPLLTWSNAWMNLPCATWPVRRQTPVDVRSHHGLPGVLIVQSTNDAATPYPGALETHRRLAGSRLITEQGAGSHGVTNLVNPCINSRVDDYLLHGTLDRHDVVCGPHATPVP, from the coding sequence GTGAGACGCACGATCGTGCTCGTCTCCACCGGCGCCCTGATCGCGGGCGCCATCGCCGCGGCACCGGCCGCCACTGCCGGGGCCGGCAGCGCGCACCACCCGCGGGCGGTGACCGTGCCGGAGTCCGTCGGCGAGACCATCGCCGCGGTCAACGCCCGGCGCACCGGCATAAAGTGGGCCGCTTGTCCTGACGGCTGGGGCCTGGCGGCCCCGGTCCAGTGCGGCTGGGTGACCGTCCCGGTCGACTACCGCAAGCCGTTCGGCGCCACCATCAAGCTCGCCGTGGACCGCGCGGCCAGCACCGGCACCGCCGCGGAGCGGCAGGGCGCCCTGGTCTACAACCCGGGCGGGCCGGGCGGCTCCGGCCTGCGCTTCCCGGTGCGCAGCACCAGCGCGGCGCCGCTGTGGACCAAGACGGCCAAGGCGTACGACTTCATCGGCTTCGACCCGCGGGGCGTCGGCCACTCGGCGCCGATCTCCTGCGAGGACCCGACGGAGTACGTCTCGGCGCCCAAGGCCGACCCGGTGCCGGACACCGACGCCGACAAGCAGGCGCAGCGCAAGCTGGCCGCCGAATACGCCCAGGGCTGCCTGGAGCGCACCGGCGCGGCGATGCTCTCCCAGATGACCACCCCCAACACCGCCCGCGACCTGGACGTCATCCGGGCGGCCCTGCGTGAGGACCGGCTCAACTACCTGGGCGTGTCCTACGGTACGTACCTCGGCTCGGTCTATGCCACGCTCTTCCCGACCCACGTGCGACGGATGATCATCGACAGCGTGGTCGACCCGTCCCGCGACCAGATCTGGTACCAGAACAACCTCGACCAGGACGTCGCCTTCCAGGCCCGCTGGCAGGACTGGGAGAAATGGGTCGCGACGTACGACTCCGTCTACCACCTCGGCAGCACCGCGGCCGGGGTCCAGGCGAAATGGGAGGCGCTGCGGGCGTCGGCCAAGGGCCACCCGATCGGCGGCGTGGTCGGCCCGCTGGAACTGCTGAACTTCTTCACCAACGCCCCCTACTACGACTCCACCTGGGCCACCGTGGCCGGCGTGTGGAGCCAGTACGCGTCCGGTGACACCCAGGCGCTGGTCGACGCCGCGGGCCCCGACCTGTCGGACACCGCGGGCAACATCACCGCGGAGAACGGCACCGCCGTCTACACGGCGGTGGAGTGCACCGACGCCCCGTGGCCCACCAGTTGGCGCAAGTGGGACCGCGACAACACCGCGCTCAACGCGAAATACCCGCTGCTGACCTGGTCCAACGCGTGGATGAACCTGCCGTGCGCCACCTGGCCGGTCCGCCGGCAGACCCCGGTCGACGTGCGCTCGCACCACGGGCTGCCGGGCGTGCTGATCGTGCAGAGCACCAACGACGCGGCAACCCCGTATCCCGGTGCGCTGGAGACCCACCGCAGGCTGGCCGGCTCGCGGCTGATCACCGAGCAGGGCGCGGGCTCGCACGGCGTCACCAACCTGGTGAACCCGTGCATCAACTCCCGCGTCGACGACTACCTGCTGCACGGCACGCTCGACCGGCACGACGTGGTGTGCGGGCCGCATGCCACCCCCGTGCCGTAG
- a CDS encoding urease subunit alpha — MAELTRPVYADLYGPTTGDRIRLADTDLLVEVERDLAGGPGLAGDEAVFGGGKVIRESMGQGRTTRAEGAPDTVITGAVVLDHWGVVKADVGMRDGRITALGKAGNPETMDGVHPDLVIGPETEVIAGNGKILTAGTIDAHVHFISPTLMDEALASGVTTVLGGGTGPAEGTKATTITPGGWHLARMFAALEAYPVNVGLLGKGNTVNPEALHAQLRAGAFGFKIHEDWGATPAAIDACLGVCEQTGAQLALHTDTLNEAGFVEDTLAAIAGRGIHAYHTEGAGGGHAPDIISVVSHPNVLPSSTNPTRPHTVNTVEEHLDMLMVCHHLNPAVPEDLAFAESRIRPSTIAAEDVLHDLGAISIISSDSQAMGRIGEIALRTWQTAHVMKRRRGALPGDGAADNHRARRYVAKYTINPAVAQGLDHEIGSVEPGKLADLVLWDPAFFGVKPQLVIKGGQIAYAQMGDANASIPTPQPVLPRAMFGGVGAAPAANSVNFTSPAALADGLPERLGLGKQFTAAQDTRAVTKADMRENTALPEVKVDPDTFTVRVDGEVVEPAPATELPMAQRYFLF; from the coding sequence ATGGCTGAACTCACCCGTCCGGTCTACGCCGACCTCTACGGCCCCACCACCGGCGACCGCATCCGGCTCGCCGACACCGACCTGCTCGTCGAGGTCGAGCGCGACCTCGCCGGCGGCCCGGGCCTGGCCGGCGACGAAGCCGTCTTCGGCGGCGGCAAGGTCATCCGCGAGTCCATGGGCCAGGGCCGCACCACCCGGGCCGAGGGCGCGCCGGACACCGTGATCACCGGGGCGGTCGTCCTGGACCACTGGGGCGTCGTCAAGGCCGACGTCGGTATGCGCGACGGCCGGATCACCGCGCTGGGCAAGGCCGGCAATCCGGAGACCATGGACGGCGTCCACCCGGACCTGGTCATCGGCCCGGAGACCGAGGTCATCGCGGGCAACGGGAAGATCCTCACCGCGGGCACCATCGACGCCCACGTCCACTTCATCTCGCCGACCCTGATGGACGAGGCCCTGGCCTCCGGCGTCACCACGGTCCTCGGCGGCGGCACCGGTCCCGCCGAGGGCACCAAGGCCACCACCATCACCCCCGGCGGCTGGCACCTGGCACGGATGTTCGCCGCGCTTGAGGCCTACCCGGTCAACGTCGGGCTGCTCGGCAAGGGCAACACCGTCAACCCCGAGGCGCTGCACGCCCAGCTGCGGGCCGGCGCGTTCGGCTTCAAGATCCACGAGGACTGGGGCGCGACGCCGGCCGCGATCGACGCCTGCCTCGGGGTGTGCGAGCAGACCGGGGCGCAGCTGGCCCTGCACACCGACACCCTGAACGAGGCCGGCTTCGTCGAGGACACCCTCGCCGCCATCGCCGGGCGCGGCATCCACGCCTACCACACCGAAGGCGCGGGCGGCGGGCACGCCCCCGACATCATCAGCGTCGTCTCGCACCCCAACGTGCTGCCGTCGTCGACGAACCCGACCCGGCCGCACACCGTGAACACCGTCGAGGAACACCTCGACATGCTGATGGTCTGCCACCACCTCAACCCGGCGGTGCCCGAGGACCTCGCCTTCGCCGAGTCCCGTATCCGCCCCTCCACCATCGCCGCCGAGGACGTCCTGCACGACCTGGGCGCCATCAGCATCATCAGCTCCGACTCGCAGGCCATGGGCCGGATCGGCGAGATCGCGCTGCGCACCTGGCAGACCGCGCACGTGATGAAGCGCCGCCGCGGCGCGCTGCCCGGCGACGGCGCCGCCGACAACCACCGGGCGCGGCGTTATGTCGCCAAATACACCATCAACCCGGCGGTAGCCCAGGGCCTGGACCACGAGATCGGCTCGGTGGAGCCCGGCAAGCTCGCCGACCTGGTGCTCTGGGACCCGGCCTTCTTCGGCGTGAAGCCGCAACTGGTCATCAAGGGCGGGCAGATCGCCTACGCCCAGATGGGCGACGCCAACGCCTCCATCCCCACTCCGCAACCCGTGCTGCCCCGCGCGATGTTCGGCGGGGTCGGCGCGGCCCCCGCCGCCAACTCGGTCAACTTCACCAGCCCGGCGGCACTCGCGGACGGCCTGCCGGAACGCCTCGGCCTCGGCAAGCAGTTCACCGCCGCCCAGGACACCCGGGCCGTCACCAAGGCGGACATGCGCGAGAACACGGCGCTGCCGGAGGTCAAGGTCGACCCCGACACCTTCACCGTCCGCGTCGACGGCGAGGTCGTGGAGCCCGCCCCCGCCACCGAACTGCCGATGGCCCAGCGGTATTTCCTCTTCTGA
- a CDS encoding urease subunit gamma, with the protein MRLTPHEQERLLIHVAADVAERRRARGLRLNHPEAVALITSHILEGARDGRSVAELMESGRGVLTRDDVMDGIPEMIHDVQVEATFPDGTKLVTVHEPIV; encoded by the coding sequence GTGCGGTTGACCCCCCACGAGCAGGAACGCCTGCTCATCCATGTCGCGGCCGACGTGGCCGAGCGGCGGCGCGCCCGCGGGCTGCGGCTGAACCACCCCGAGGCCGTCGCGCTGATCACCTCGCACATCCTGGAGGGCGCCCGCGACGGCCGGAGCGTCGCCGAACTCATGGAGTCCGGCCGCGGCGTCCTGACCCGCGACGACGTCATGGACGGCATCCCGGAGATGATCCACGACGTCCAGGTCGAGGCGACCTTCCCGGACGGCACCAAGCTCGTCACCGTCCATGAGCCGATCGTCTGA
- a CDS encoding urease subunit beta has translation MIPGEIVYADTPVVLNDGRAVTRLAVVNTADRPVQVGSHYHFAEANPGLSFDRAAAHGLRLNIAAGTAVRFEPGIPAEVELVPIAGGRVVAGLRGETAGALDG, from the coding sequence GTGATTCCCGGAGAAATCGTGTACGCCGACACGCCGGTCGTACTCAACGACGGCCGCGCGGTGACCCGGCTGGCGGTGGTCAACACCGCCGACCGCCCGGTGCAGGTCGGCTCCCACTACCACTTCGCCGAGGCCAACCCCGGCCTGAGCTTCGACCGCGCCGCCGCGCACGGCCTGCGGCTGAACATCGCGGCAGGCACCGCCGTACGCTTCGAGCCCGGCATCCCGGCCGAGGTGGAACTGGTGCCGATCGCCGGCGGCCGGGTGGTCGCAGGCCTGCGCGGCGAGACCGCGGGAGCCCTCGATGGCTGA
- a CDS encoding urease accessory protein UreD translates to MTVAAAARIGAVRDRAGGTALPVLAGSGPLALRRTRAAREGWARVTVVGAMSAPLGGDRLRIDVDVAAGARLTVDSSAATVSLPDREGRPACYDVRLTVGEGAELRWLPEPVIAARGSDLRMTTRVELAAGARLVLREELVLGRHGEASGHLTTRLTVDHDGRTLLDQALAFGPGAAPGWDGPAVLGRHRTLGQLLVVPPPDLPGPVPLPPLTSITPLAGPGVLLTSTAPRPAFTAAAAAVAG, encoded by the coding sequence ATGACGGTCGCCGCGGCCGCCCGTATCGGGGCCGTGCGCGACCGCGCCGGCGGTACGGCGCTGCCGGTGCTGGCCGGCTCGGGGCCGCTGGCCCTGCGCAGGACCCGTGCGGCGCGGGAGGGTTGGGCCCGCGTCACCGTGGTGGGAGCCATGAGCGCGCCGCTCGGCGGCGACCGGCTCCGTATCGACGTCGACGTGGCCGCCGGAGCGCGGCTCACCGTGGACTCGTCCGCCGCGACCGTCTCGCTGCCCGACCGCGAAGGGCGCCCGGCCTGCTACGACGTCCGGCTGACCGTCGGCGAGGGCGCCGAACTGCGCTGGCTCCCCGAGCCGGTGATCGCCGCCCGCGGCAGCGATCTGCGGATGACCACGCGGGTCGAGCTGGCCGCCGGGGCGCGGCTGGTGCTCCGGGAGGAGCTGGTGCTCGGGCGGCACGGTGAGGCGTCCGGGCACCTCACCACCCGGCTCACCGTCGACCACGACGGCCGTACGCTGCTCGACCAGGCCCTGGCGTTCGGCCCGGGGGCGGCGCCGGGCTGGGACGGGCCCGCCGTTCTCGGCCGCCACCGCACCCTCGGCCAGCTCCTCGTGGTCCCCCCGCCCGACCTGCCCGGCCCGGTGCCCCTGCCGCCGCTCACCTCCATCACCCCGCTGGCGGGCCCCGGCGTCCTTCTGACCTCCACCGCCCCGCGCCCGGCCTTCACCGCGGCGGCCGCCGCCGTGGCCGGCTAG
- a CDS encoding cytochrome c oxidase assembly protein, with product MDHGGPGMHMDLPPFTLGRGLAFSSGDPFFLIGCALLLALYGVAVLRLHRRGDRWPVGRTAAFVLGVLTVGVTMCTRLNDYGMVMFSVHMVQHMILSMLSPILLLLGAPVTLALRALPTAGRGRIGPRELLVKLLHSRFMRIVTHPAFTIPLFIASLYALYFSPLFDFLMRSEVGHQAMMVHFLAVGLLFFWPIMGVDPGPHRPGYVMRMLELFAGMPFHAFFGIAVMMASEPLVTTFKHPMASLGIDALDDQTAAGGIAWAFSEIPSVIVLVALLFQWYTSEQRQARRQDRAADRDGDAELVAYNAYLASLEARGRG from the coding sequence ATGGACCACGGTGGACCCGGCATGCACATGGACCTGCCGCCGTTCACCCTCGGCCGGGGGCTGGCCTTCAGCAGCGGCGACCCGTTCTTCCTGATCGGCTGCGCGCTGCTGCTCGCGCTCTACGGCGTCGCGGTGCTGCGCCTGCACCGGCGCGGCGACCGCTGGCCGGTGGGGCGTACGGCGGCGTTCGTCCTCGGCGTGCTGACCGTCGGGGTGACGATGTGCACCCGGCTCAACGACTACGGCATGGTCATGTTCAGCGTGCACATGGTGCAGCACATGATCCTCAGCATGCTCTCGCCGATCCTGCTGCTGCTCGGCGCCCCGGTGACCCTGGCGCTGCGCGCGCTGCCGACGGCCGGCCGGGGCCGGATCGGGCCGCGCGAGCTGCTGGTGAAGCTGCTGCACAGCAGGTTCATGCGGATCGTGACGCATCCCGCCTTCACCATCCCGCTGTTCATCGCCAGCCTGTACGCGCTGTACTTCTCGCCGCTGTTCGACTTCCTGATGCGCAGCGAGGTCGGGCACCAGGCGATGATGGTGCACTTCCTCGCGGTGGGGCTGCTGTTCTTCTGGCCGATCATGGGCGTCGATCCCGGCCCGCACCGGCCCGGGTACGTGATGCGGATGCTGGAGCTCTTCGCCGGTATGCCCTTCCACGCCTTCTTCGGCATCGCGGTGATGATGGCCAGCGAGCCGCTGGTGACCACCTTCAAGCACCCGATGGCCTCCCTGGGGATCGACGCGCTGGACGACCAGACCGCGGCGGGCGGTATCGCGTGGGCGTTCAGCGAGATCCCGTCGGTGATCGTGCTGGTGGCGCTGCTCTTCCAGTGGTACACCTCCGAGCAGCGGCAGGCCCGCCGCCAGGACCGGGCCGCCGACCGGGACGGCGACGCCGAGCTGGTGGCGTACAACGCTTATCTGGCCTCGCTGGAGGCGCGCGGGCGCGGCTGA
- a CDS encoding lysophospholipid acyltransferase family protein, with product MFYRVLKYVILGPLLRLLFRPRIEGMENIPETGAAIIAGNHLSFSDHFVMPAMLPRRITFLAKAEYFTGPGLKGRLTAAFFRGVGQIPVDRSGGKASQSAIDAALEVLGRGELLGIYPEGTRSHDGRLYRGRTGVAVMALRAQAPVVPCAMVGTFELQPPGRKIPRIGRVTIRFGAPLDFSRFFGMEGERLVVRAVTDEIMYEVLAMSGQEYVDRYAGEVKAEQAQQKGVSGRLRRSSS from the coding sequence GTGTTCTACCGGGTGCTCAAGTACGTGATTCTCGGGCCCTTGCTGCGGCTGCTGTTCCGGCCGCGGATCGAGGGCATGGAGAACATCCCGGAGACCGGTGCCGCCATCATCGCCGGCAACCACCTGTCCTTCTCCGACCACTTCGTGATGCCGGCCATGCTGCCGCGCCGGATCACCTTCCTCGCGAAGGCCGAATACTTCACCGGCCCCGGGCTCAAGGGCCGGCTCACCGCGGCCTTCTTCCGCGGGGTGGGCCAGATCCCGGTGGACCGCTCGGGCGGCAAGGCCTCGCAGTCGGCGATCGACGCGGCCCTTGAGGTGCTGGGCCGCGGCGAACTGCTCGGCATCTACCCCGAGGGAACCCGCTCGCACGACGGGCGGCTCTACCGCGGCAGGACCGGGGTCGCGGTGATGGCGCTGCGGGCGCAGGCACCGGTGGTCCCGTGCGCGATGGTCGGCACCTTCGAGCTGCAGCCGCCCGGACGGAAGATCCCGCGGATCGGCCGGGTGACCATCCGCTTCGGCGCCCCGCTGGACTTCAGCCGCTTCTTCGGCATGGAGGGCGAGCGGCTGGTGGTGCGGGCGGTCACCGACGAGATCATGTACGAGGTGCTTGCGATGTCCGGGCAGGAGTACGTCGACCGCTACGCGGGCGAGGTGAAGGCCGAGCAGGCGCAGCAGAAGGGCGTCTCCGGGCGGCTGCGCCGCTCGTCGTCCTGA
- a CDS encoding DUF1707 SHOCT-like domain-containing protein — protein sequence MSELSPREEPAGAAVRASDDERDHVAALLGDALGTGRITVEEHFERLEAVYAARTRGELAPLTADLPAPAPGARLGSPADLDPVRALFSKVRRGGQWPVPPHTTARASFGAVVIDLRQALFTRREVEIQADSFCGKVEIVVPDDAHVYDMGTALFGKRSQLGGRQGGDADGKGADGPVVRITGRSVFGHVRVMRDFKYPWRDGR from the coding sequence GTGTCCGAACTGTCGCCGCGGGAAGAGCCCGCCGGCGCCGCCGTGCGCGCCTCCGACGACGAGCGCGACCATGTCGCCGCGCTGCTCGGTGACGCGCTGGGGACGGGGCGGATCACCGTCGAGGAGCACTTCGAGCGGCTGGAGGCGGTCTACGCCGCCCGCACCCGCGGCGAGCTCGCCCCGCTGACCGCCGACCTGCCGGCCCCCGCGCCCGGCGCCCGGCTCGGCTCGCCCGCCGACCTCGACCCGGTGCGGGCGCTGTTCAGCAAGGTCCGCCGCGGCGGGCAGTGGCCGGTGCCGCCGCACACCACCGCCCGGGCGAGTTTCGGCGCGGTCGTCATCGACCTGCGGCAGGCGCTGTTCACCCGGCGCGAGGTGGAGATCCAGGCGGACTCCTTCTGCGGCAAGGTCGAGATCGTGGTGCCCGACGACGCCCACGTCTACGACATGGGCACCGCGCTGTTCGGCAAGCGCTCACAACTCGGCGGCCGCCAGGGCGGGGACGCGGACGGCAAGGGAGCCGACGGGCCGGTGGTCCGGATCACCGGGCGCTCGGTCTTCGGCCACGTGAGGGTGATGCGGGACTTCAAGTACCCCTGGCGGGACGGCCGCTGA